In one Arachis duranensis cultivar V14167 chromosome 9, aradu.V14167.gnm2.J7QH, whole genome shotgun sequence genomic region, the following are encoded:
- the LOC107465014 gene encoding protein RADIALIS-like 3: MGEIEIDAPAKGLRCRWTWKENKLFELALAVVDENHPERWEAVAAMIGGEKSAGEVQEHYVILLEDLELIESGKFDHKLEEESHQPYVLVDHVKSLCLSHNDTAAM, translated from the coding sequence ATGGGTGAAATTGAAATCGACGCTCCGGCGAAGGGGTTACGTTGCAGGTGGACATGGAAGGAGAACAAGTTGTTTGAGCTAGCCTTGGCGGTGGTTGATGAGAACCACCCGGAACGGTGGGAGGCGGTTGCGGCGATGATTGGAGGAGAGAAGAGTGCTGGGGAGGTTCAAGAGCACTATGTGATCCTTTTGGAGGATTTGGAACTTATAGAATCTGGTAAATTTGACCATAAACTTGAAGAAGAATCTCATCAGCCTTATGTACTAGTTGACCATGTTAAGTCTCTGTGTTTGTCTCATAATGATACAGCAGCCATGTAA